A single Candidatus Thalassolituus haligoni DNA region contains:
- a CDS encoding MbnP family copper-binding protein, with the protein MTVLFTLPSATFLTAFSVMTASVLLVGCGSDSGSDKDSATADSSASYSLPFSASVGAEPLACGERTTLAGNANEGNGSLPQISDFRLYISDVQLATANGDFVSLTLDQTDWQYNNVALLDFEDGTSTCTASTTATNRVISGTAPAADYSRVRFTLGVPEELNHLDRATALSPLNIDGLTWSWAGGYKHARMDIVGWNIHLGTTGCTLDENNTNLDCSNARPNRPTYTFASLTPGSSTINFDYAALVAGSDLSSNTEGTAIGCMSSADDPECEALFTRMGLDVTTGQCLADGCDSQSWVTVE; encoded by the coding sequence ATGACCGTTCTTTTTACTCTCCCCAGCGCGACTTTTTTAACCGCTTTCAGTGTGATGACCGCCAGTGTTTTGCTGGTCGGTTGTGGCAGTGACAGTGGCAGCGACAAAGATTCAGCCACGGCAGATTCATCTGCCAGCTACAGCCTGCCGTTTTCTGCATCCGTTGGTGCCGAACCCCTGGCCTGTGGTGAGCGAACCACTTTGGCGGGTAACGCCAATGAAGGGAATGGCAGTCTGCCGCAGATCAGCGATTTCCGTTTGTATATCTCCGACGTACAGCTGGCAACCGCCAACGGAGACTTCGTCAGTCTGACACTGGATCAGACCGACTGGCAGTACAACAATGTGGCACTGCTGGATTTTGAAGATGGCACCAGCACTTGCACTGCATCCACCACGGCAACCAACAGGGTGATTAGCGGAACGGCCCCAGCCGCAGACTACAGCCGGGTGCGTTTTACTCTGGGTGTGCCGGAAGAACTCAATCATCTGGATCGTGCCACGGCGCTATCACCGCTGAATATTGATGGCCTGACCTGGAGCTGGGCAGGGGGTTACAAGCACGCCCGGATGGATATTGTTGGCTGGAATATCCACCTTGGCACGACCGGTTGTACGCTGGATGAAAATAACACCAATCTGGATTGCTCTAACGCACGTCCGAACCGTCCGACCTACACCTTTGCCAGCCTGACGCCGGGCAGCAGTACCATCAATTTTGACTATGCGGCACTGGTTGCCGGGTCTGATCTGAGCAGTAATACCGAGGGCACGGCGATCGGCTGCATGTCGTCCGCCGATGATCCCGAATGTGAGGCCCTGTTTACCCGTATGGGGCTGGATGTGACCACTGGTCAATGCCTGGCTGATGGCTGTGACTCCCAGTCCTGGGTGACGGTCGAATAA
- a CDS encoding endonuclease has translation MLKQISAALLLSSALAVASTGHATVANGDFEQWTNSTPDDWTTIDSGISLAASSSVVYSGNQSAAITVNTGTQSSTDLRQTVSVTSGTHYDFSAWIYHTEGHVQARLYVADYQGYSDNSLTDQWQQLSYSYTATSTGSIEVGLRFYDQSGFDGSELVYVDDFEPTTDSATDTGADSGNTGSSGSCVTTDVNITTDNYGSETSWYILNASGTEVASGGNYDNNSSNTETFCLDTGNYTFTILDSYGDGICCSYGNGSFAVVVAGTEVVSGDQFTSSQSNSVTVADSSDGSSGGTETGGGSSGGTGATDSGASCTAGTLSLTTDNYGAETSWAISNSSGTDIANGNGYSSNTSYSEDICLEDDDYTFTINDSYDDGMCCSFGNGSYDLVLDGTSVASGSEFASSESTSFILGSATDTGAGTDTGTGTGSTDLIGYYASANGLSGYVLKTELHNIISAGHSAQGYSALWTFYSNYERDNYYEADGSLLDIYSENPNGSDPYTYTSSSDQCGSYSGEGSCYNREHTFPRSWFGGAIEPMNSDVHHIYASDGYVNGKRSSYPYGEVATASYTSSNGSKLGSAESGLGYSGTVFEPIDEFKGDLARTYFYMATRYEDVISGWETQSSYGDAVLNGSSDQVFEIWYLNLMKSWHNADPVSQKELDRNDAAYSHQGNRNPFIDHPELVAEIWGN, from the coding sequence ATGTTGAAACAGATTTCCGCCGCGCTGTTACTGTCATCGGCACTCGCCGTTGCCAGTACCGGCCATGCGACCGTCGCCAATGGCGATTTTGAACAATGGACTAACTCAACTCCCGACGACTGGACCACCATCGACAGCGGCATCAGTCTTGCCGCGTCCAGCAGTGTGGTGTATAGCGGCAACCAGTCGGCCGCCATTACGGTCAATACCGGCACCCAAAGTTCTACCGACTTGCGCCAGACCGTCAGTGTCACCAGCGGTACCCACTACGACTTCAGTGCCTGGATTTATCACACCGAAGGCCACGTCCAGGCACGCCTGTATGTCGCCGATTATCAGGGCTATTCCGATAACAGCCTGACCGATCAATGGCAGCAACTCAGCTACAGCTATACCGCCACCAGCACAGGTTCCATCGAAGTGGGCCTGCGTTTTTACGACCAAAGCGGCTTTGATGGCTCGGAACTGGTGTATGTCGACGACTTTGAACCAACCACCGACAGCGCGACAGACACTGGTGCAGACAGCGGCAACACAGGAAGCAGTGGCAGCTGCGTCACGACCGACGTCAATATCACGACCGATAATTACGGCTCCGAAACCAGCTGGTACATCCTCAATGCCAGCGGCACCGAAGTCGCCAGCGGCGGCAATTACGACAACAACAGCAGCAACACCGAAACATTCTGCCTGGATACCGGTAACTACACCTTTACCATTCTCGACAGCTACGGCGATGGTATTTGCTGCTCGTACGGCAACGGCTCTTTTGCAGTGGTGGTGGCTGGTACCGAAGTGGTCAGTGGCGACCAGTTCACCAGCAGCCAGAGCAACAGCGTTACTGTCGCCGATAGCAGCGACGGATCATCCGGCGGCACAGAAACTGGCGGAGGTTCATCCGGTGGTACAGGAGCAACGGATAGTGGTGCCAGTTGCACAGCAGGCACTCTGAGCCTGACTACCGACAACTACGGCGCCGAAACCAGCTGGGCCATCAGCAACAGCAGCGGCACCGACATCGCCAATGGTAACGGCTACAGCAGCAACACCAGCTACAGCGAAGATATTTGCCTGGAAGACGACGACTACACCTTCACCATTAACGACAGCTATGACGACGGTATGTGCTGCTCATTTGGTAACGGTTCCTACGACCTCGTTCTCGACGGCACCAGCGTCGCCAGCGGCAGCGAATTTGCCAGCAGCGAAAGCACCAGTTTCATCCTGGGTTCCGCTACAGACACCGGAGCTGGGACAGATACCGGTACAGGAACCGGCAGCACCGACCTCATTGGCTACTACGCCAGTGCCAATGGCCTGAGTGGCTATGTCCTCAAAACTGAGCTGCACAACATCATCAGCGCTGGCCACAGCGCCCAGGGCTACAGTGCCTTATGGACCTTCTACAGCAACTACGAACGCGATAATTATTACGAAGCCGACGGCAGCCTGCTGGATATTTACTCCGAAAATCCGAACGGTTCAGACCCATACACCTACACCAGCAGCAGTGACCAGTGCGGCAGCTACAGCGGCGAAGGCTCCTGCTATAACCGAGAACATACTTTCCCACGCAGTTGGTTTGGTGGTGCAATAGAACCGATGAACTCCGACGTACACCATATTTACGCCTCCGATGGCTATGTCAACGGCAAGCGCAGCAGCTACCCTTACGGCGAAGTGGCTACCGCCAGCTACACCTCCAGCAATGGCTCCAAACTGGGCAGTGCCGAATCCGGATTGGGCTACTCCGGCACCGTATTCGAACCCATCGACGAGTTCAAAGGCGATTTGGCCCGCACCTATTTCTACATGGCCACCCGCTACGAAGACGTGATTTCCGGCTGGGAGACCCAGTCCAGCTATGGCGATGCCGTACTCAATGGCAGCAGCGATCAGGTCTTTGAAATCTGGTACCTGAACCTGATGAAAAGCTGGCACAACGCCGACCCCGTCAGCCAGAAAGAACTTGATCGTAACGACGCCGCCTACAGCCACCAGGGCAACCGTAATCCCTTTATCGACCACCCGGAACTGGTGGCTGAAATCTGGGGTAACTGA
- a CDS encoding rhodanese-like domain-containing protein: MILKKEDLLAEARVSVNPVNVEEAESLLTAGAVVLDVREPAEFEMGHLPGAVNVPRGVLEFRVGDHPALMDTAATIVLYCKNGGRSTLAAHTLKRMGFDQVKMLVGGFDGWSGDVHKVEVNPSVYQ, encoded by the coding sequence ATGATACTCAAAAAAGAAGATTTGTTGGCCGAAGCACGGGTATCGGTTAACCCGGTTAACGTCGAAGAGGCAGAGTCCTTGTTGACCGCCGGTGCCGTGGTACTGGACGTGCGGGAGCCGGCCGAGTTCGAGATGGGACATTTGCCAGGGGCCGTGAATGTGCCTCGTGGAGTGCTGGAATTTCGGGTCGGTGATCATCCGGCGCTGATGGATACAGCAGCCACGATTGTATTGTATTGCAAGAATGGTGGCCGCAGCACACTGGCAGCTCATACCCTCAAGCGTATGGGGTTTGACCAGGTAAAAATGCTGGTGGGTGGTTTTGACGGCTGGAGCGGTGACGTCCACAAGGTGGAAGTTAATCCTAGCGTATACCAGTAA
- a CDS encoding TraR/DksA family transcriptional regulator — protein MNIDALRSRLRQQLDELQTRSVDAERLASHRDNPLSADFAEQATERENDEVLGAISGEACIEAVAIQQALERIEQGTYGSCIECGETIESARLEAVPYAIRCLQCASRHEQQA, from the coding sequence ATGAACATTGATGCACTACGGAGCCGCTTGAGACAACAGCTGGATGAGCTTCAAACCCGCTCTGTCGATGCCGAACGACTCGCCAGTCACCGTGACAACCCACTGTCGGCAGATTTTGCCGAACAGGCAACCGAGCGTGAAAACGACGAGGTACTGGGCGCTATCAGCGGCGAAGCCTGTATTGAAGCAGTAGCGATCCAGCAGGCGCTGGAGCGAATTGAACAGGGCACTTACGGCAGCTGTATTGAATGTGGAGAAACCATCGAAAGCGCACGGTTGGAAGCAGTGCCTTATGCAATTCGCTGCCTGCAATGTGCCAGTCGGCACGAACAGCAGGCCTGA
- a CDS encoding MbnH family di-heme enzyme produces the protein MQLISLSVRWLAVGCLLLLAGCQSSDFDLQLQQQAEGVTLLQLSSEGGFVLPAIPDENPLTDAKITLGRFLFYDPRLSANQTQSCESCHFQALAFTDGKAVPTGSTGEALVRNSQTLTNVAYNATYTWWNPIFTRIELQLAMPLTGDTPAELGINDANLAAILQRFRSDTVYQALFANAFPTATDPFTLTNITRALASFTRTMISDRSPYDRNELSDSARRGEALFFSEALECFHCHNGFNFSSSTITTNTRFPERPFFNTGLYNIDNQGSYPSDNTGKYQVTGDWNDMGAFRPPTLRNIELTAPYMHDGSIATLAAVVDFYAAGGRNLTAGAYRGDGRNNPYKSSFVNGFDLTAADKTDLINFLHSLTDQEFISDDRFANPFE, from the coding sequence ATGCAGCTGATCAGTTTATCTGTCCGGTGGCTGGCAGTCGGGTGTCTGTTGTTGCTGGCGGGGTGTCAGTCGTCCGACTTTGATCTGCAGCTGCAGCAGCAGGCAGAAGGCGTTACCTTGTTGCAACTCAGCAGTGAGGGCGGTTTTGTGCTGCCTGCTATCCCGGACGAGAATCCGCTGACAGATGCCAAAATTACCCTGGGCCGTTTTCTGTTTTACGACCCCCGGCTGTCGGCCAATCAGACCCAGAGTTGCGAGAGCTGCCATTTTCAGGCGTTGGCTTTTACCGATGGTAAAGCGGTGCCGACCGGCTCGACCGGTGAGGCTCTGGTGCGTAATTCGCAAACGCTGACCAACGTGGCCTATAACGCGACTTATACTTGGTGGAATCCGATTTTCACCCGCATTGAATTACAGTTGGCGATGCCTCTGACCGGGGATACCCCAGCAGAGCTGGGAATTAATGACGCCAATCTGGCCGCGATTCTTCAACGCTTTCGCAGTGATACGGTTTACCAGGCCTTGTTTGCTAACGCCTTTCCGACAGCGACGGACCCTTTTACCCTGACCAATATCACCCGTGCGCTGGCGTCCTTTACCCGCACGATGATTTCCGATCGCTCACCCTATGACCGTAATGAACTGTCGGACTCTGCCCGTCGGGGCGAGGCGTTATTTTTCTCCGAGGCGCTGGAGTGCTTCCACTGTCACAACGGTTTTAATTTTTCCAGCTCCACTATCACCACGAACACCCGCTTTCCGGAACGGCCCTTTTTTAATACCGGTTTGTACAACATCGATAATCAGGGCAGTTATCCGAGCGACAATACCGGCAAGTATCAGGTTACGGGTGACTGGAATGATATGGGGGCTTTTCGTCCGCCGACCCTGCGTAATATCGAATTGACCGCACCCTATATGCACGACGGTTCCATTGCCACGCTGGCAGCCGTGGTGGACTTTTACGCAGCTGGAGGGCGAAACCTGACCGCTGGTGCTTATCGCGGTGATGGTCGTAATAATCCGTACAAGAGCAGTTTTGTGAATGGTTTTGACCTGACGGCCGCAGACAAGACGGATCTGATCAATTTTCTTCACAGCCTGACCGACCAGGAATTTATTAGCGATGACCGTTTTGCCAATCCGTTTGAATAA
- a CDS encoding SIMPL domain-containing protein: MTRLTHTALLLCLPLITLLALPSQAAEEAYVQVSASADVQATPDYLLLNLNISDTRPTLADAKRQVDDSFHQLMEVTRKLNIAEDSVRAEQISNYPQYQWHEKGRTYVGEQVTRQIAITLRQLDNYGELVHQLMQNPLVQISQSQFRFDDRDGLENQALKAALLKARDKAKLMASTLGSRLGNVLAISESGSSSPQPMYAMREMAADTRSKSAPMLVQQQTISASVDVRFELE; the protein is encoded by the coding sequence ATGACACGCCTCACCCATACTGCCCTGCTGTTGTGTTTGCCGCTGATCACCTTGCTGGCACTGCCGAGCCAGGCTGCCGAAGAGGCCTACGTCCAGGTCTCTGCCAGCGCCGATGTTCAGGCAACCCCGGATTACCTGTTGCTCAACCTGAATATCAGCGATACCCGCCCGACCCTGGCAGACGCCAAACGTCAGGTCGACGACAGCTTTCATCAGCTGATGGAAGTCACCCGCAAGCTGAACATTGCCGAAGATTCGGTGCGAGCTGAGCAAATCTCCAACTACCCCCAATACCAATGGCATGAAAAAGGCCGCACCTATGTCGGTGAACAGGTCACCCGCCAGATCGCGATTACCCTGCGCCAGTTGGATAACTACGGCGAACTGGTGCATCAACTGATGCAAAACCCATTGGTGCAAATCAGCCAGAGTCAATTTCGTTTCGACGATCGCGATGGGCTGGAAAACCAGGCACTGAAGGCCGCCTTGCTGAAAGCCAGAGACAAGGCCAAACTGATGGCCAGCACCCTCGGTAGCCGGCTGGGGAACGTCTTGGCGATTAGCGAAAGCGGTTCCAGCTCACCCCAGCCGATGTACGCCATGCGGGAAATGGCCGCCGATACCCGCAGCAAAAGCGCCCCTATGCTGGTACAGCAACAAACCATCAGCGCCAGTGTCGATGTGCGTTTTGAACTGGAATAA
- the ybaK gene encoding Cys-tRNA(Pro) deacylase has product MTPAINLAKKAGITFTLHEYPHDPKADSWGGEAAEALGLPPSQVFKTLLVSLSGHQSTLAVAIIPVDKKLSLKAIAKALGAKKADMADPAVAEKTTGYVVGGISPLGQKKLLPTVLDSSAEQQTTINVSGGRRGLEIELAAADLLALTRGKLAAIASES; this is encoded by the coding sequence ATGACCCCTGCCATTAACCTGGCCAAAAAAGCCGGGATCACGTTCACCCTGCATGAATACCCACACGATCCCAAGGCCGACTCTTGGGGTGGTGAGGCTGCGGAAGCACTCGGCCTGCCTCCCTCACAGGTGTTCAAAACCTTATTGGTCAGCCTCAGTGGCCATCAAAGCACCCTGGCTGTGGCGATTATCCCGGTGGACAAAAAACTCAGCCTGAAAGCCATCGCCAAAGCATTGGGTGCCAAAAAAGCCGATATGGCCGATCCTGCTGTTGCGGAAAAAACCACCGGTTATGTGGTGGGAGGCATCAGTCCGCTGGGGCAGAAAAAGTTATTACCCACCGTACTGGACAGCAGCGCCGAACAGCAGACCACCATCAATGTCAGCGGTGGCCGTCGCGGGCTGGAGATCGAACTGGCAGCCGCCGACTTGTTGGCGCTAACGCGCGGAAAACTGGCGGCTATTGCCAGCGAGAGCTGA
- a CDS encoding M48 family metallopeptidase, whose protein sequence is MTAAVAGQYQFADRALAVAAEALLDDTGAIHVNRTDVQQGLKYAAAGQFVVESAVPGLPQEVVFEDNARFIPADVHWRWLVAGRRQCIPEWLESRWLVVLVAALAVPLCLWWVTFRGIPALAQTTVEWLPVQVSQQVGQHTLQVLDSLHFEPSSLPLPQQQQLRVHWQQVLERLQLEPAQYPLIFRTGDMGANAFALPDGTVLVTDQMVDLTASDVDALIAVMLHEIGHVEYQHGMQLMARSAATSVLFGLLFGDIEGSSELLLGAGTGLLENAFSREMERQADDFAIARLQQLGRSPLDFARAMRLLMASHADDPLSTDQPGWQQYLSSHPATLERIEAAEQAGAAAADAAASCINCD, encoded by the coding sequence ATGACAGCGGCTGTTGCCGGACAGTATCAGTTTGCCGATCGTGCTCTGGCCGTTGCGGCTGAGGCATTGCTGGATGACACCGGCGCGATTCATGTGAATCGCACGGACGTACAACAAGGGCTGAAATACGCAGCAGCGGGCCAGTTTGTAGTAGAAAGTGCGGTGCCTGGCTTACCCCAAGAAGTCGTGTTTGAAGATAACGCCCGCTTTATTCCCGCCGATGTACATTGGCGCTGGTTAGTGGCTGGCCGTCGGCAATGTATACCTGAATGGCTGGAAAGCCGTTGGCTGGTGGTGCTGGTTGCGGCTTTGGCGGTGCCGCTGTGTTTATGGTGGGTCACGTTTCGTGGCATTCCAGCACTGGCGCAAACCACGGTAGAATGGTTGCCAGTACAGGTATCGCAGCAGGTTGGCCAACACACCCTGCAGGTTCTCGACTCGCTGCATTTTGAGCCGTCATCACTGCCCTTGCCACAACAGCAGCAGTTGCGTGTGCACTGGCAACAGGTGCTGGAACGGTTACAGCTTGAACCGGCGCAGTATCCCCTGATTTTCCGTACCGGGGATATGGGCGCGAATGCCTTTGCGCTGCCCGATGGCACCGTATTGGTAACAGACCAGATGGTGGATCTTACCGCGTCCGATGTGGATGCCCTGATCGCCGTTATGCTGCACGAAATTGGCCATGTGGAGTATCAGCATGGGATGCAGCTGATGGCGCGATCGGCCGCCACCTCAGTGTTGTTTGGCTTACTGTTTGGCGATATAGAGGGTAGCTCCGAGCTGCTGCTGGGGGCCGGAACCGGTTTGCTGGAAAATGCCTTCTCCAGGGAGATGGAGCGGCAAGCGGATGATTTTGCCATTGCCAGGCTGCAGCAACTTGGCCGGTCGCCGCTGGATTTTGCCCGTGCCATGCGGTTATTGATGGCGTCACATGCGGATGATCCGCTATCAACAGATCAACCGGGCTGGCAGCAGTATCTGAGTTCGCATCCTGCTACGCTTGAACGTATCGAGGCGGCTGAGCAAGCCGGAGCAGCGGCAGCTGATGCGGCGGCGAGTTGCATCAATTGTGATTAA
- a CDS encoding OsmC family protein: MTAKVSEHGMDLHWQREGEFSHLGFERRHQLDFGHQAHIAAGGAGNDYGCDPEQMLAASMASCHMMTFLALAAKKRLTVVSYDDRAVAELAQRDDGRFHVACIRLSPRVVFEGDKVPDAEAIMAMHHKAHEHCFIANSVLCEVEVSPR; the protein is encoded by the coding sequence ATGACAGCGAAGGTTTCAGAACACGGCATGGATTTACACTGGCAGCGTGAGGGTGAGTTCTCTCACCTGGGTTTTGAGCGCCGCCATCAACTCGACTTTGGCCATCAGGCACACATAGCAGCCGGAGGCGCTGGTAATGACTACGGCTGTGATCCTGAGCAGATGCTGGCAGCATCGATGGCCAGTTGCCATATGATGACCTTTTTGGCGCTGGCAGCCAAAAAGCGGCTGACCGTGGTGTCGTACGATGACCGTGCAGTAGCAGAGCTGGCACAGCGAGACGATGGCCGTTTCCATGTCGCCTGCATCCGTTTGTCACCACGGGTGGTGTTTGAGGGTGACAAGGTGCCCGATGCTGAAGCCATTATGGCCATGCATCACAAAGCTCATGAGCACTGTTTTATTGCCAACTCGGTACTGTGTGAGGTAGAGGTTAGCCCGCGTTAG
- a CDS encoding HD-GYP domain-containing protein codes for MANASEQRFIDPYQQLAQPLSFGDRLQHLYRVLREQYSGIDRLSLALYQPDSDQLSTFTCAGDDASPLTGYSVLLDAVPSLKVLADNPLVRVVGDMREFRSDELSTHTAALLGQGYRSSLTMPLTVEGHFLGMLFLNARTIDYFSAPMAAYCTLWGHLVGQTLAQEQETLRRLHALARWALDVSGVRCIESDDHMQRMAAYTRLIARQLQSSQPLSDSWIEYLTLFAPLHDIGKISVPDRILHKPGSLTAEEFDEMKRHVSGGKTLLEKAIRRFDLARIEHIDMLMNIIQYHHEKLDGSGYLGLNGTHEIPLEARIVAVADILDALLNARCYKQAWEEDAVWQELERLSGRQLDPDCVAAVLDNKAAIQDIQQRWPAR; via the coding sequence ATGGCCAATGCCTCAGAACAGCGTTTTATCGACCCCTACCAGCAGTTGGCGCAGCCGCTGTCATTCGGTGATCGGTTGCAGCATCTCTATCGGGTGTTGCGTGAACAGTATTCCGGTATTGATCGTTTGTCGCTGGCGTTGTATCAGCCAGACAGTGATCAGCTATCGACCTTTACCTGTGCCGGAGATGACGCATCGCCACTAACGGGGTACAGCGTGTTATTAGACGCGGTGCCATCGTTAAAAGTTCTGGCCGATAACCCGCTGGTGCGGGTGGTCGGTGATATGCGCGAGTTTCGCTCTGATGAGCTGTCAACGCATACGGCGGCGCTGTTGGGGCAGGGTTATCGCTCAAGCCTGACGATGCCATTGACGGTGGAAGGACATTTCCTCGGGATGCTGTTTCTGAATGCTCGTACCATTGACTATTTCTCGGCGCCCATGGCGGCGTATTGCACCCTGTGGGGCCATTTGGTGGGGCAGACGCTGGCGCAGGAACAGGAGACGTTACGCCGTCTGCATGCGCTGGCACGTTGGGCACTGGATGTCAGTGGCGTGCGCTGTATTGAATCGGACGACCATATGCAGCGTATGGCCGCATACACTCGGCTGATTGCCCGGCAATTACAATCGTCACAGCCGTTGTCAGACAGCTGGATAGAATATCTGACGCTGTTTGCGCCGTTACATGATATTGGCAAAATATCGGTGCCGGATCGGATTCTGCACAAGCCGGGCAGTCTGACCGCAGAGGAATTTGATGAAATGAAGCGTCATGTTTCTGGGGGCAAGACACTGCTTGAAAAGGCGATTCGGCGTTTTGATCTGGCCCGGATCGAGCACATCGATATGCTGATGAATATTATCCAGTACCACCACGAGAAGCTGGATGGTTCCGGTTATCTGGGGCTGAATGGTACCCATGAAATTCCGCTGGAAGCTCGTATTGTCGCCGTGGCGGATATTCTGGATGCGTTGCTGAATGCCCGTTGTTACAAGCAGGCATGGGAAGAAGATGCGGTGTGGCAGGAACTGGAGCGGCTTTCCGGTCGCCAGCTGGATCCCGACTGCGTAGCGGCGGTGCTGGATAACAAAGCCGCGATTCAGGATATTCAGCAACGCTGGCCTGCCCGTTAG
- a CDS encoding DUF1653 domain-containing protein, whose product MSLQHPTANTVTANTVNPCPAGLRPGRYRHYKGQDYEVFGLVRHSETEEWLVHYRTLYGDFSHWVRPYRMFIETIDVEGKAVARFDYLGPIELPSKPDTLPVDAL is encoded by the coding sequence ATGAGTCTGCAGCACCCCACAGCCAACACTGTCACAGCCAACACCGTTAATCCCTGCCCGGCGGGCCTGCGTCCTGGGCGTTACCGCCATTACAAGGGCCAGGACTACGAAGTCTTCGGTCTGGTACGCCATAGCGAAACCGAAGAATGGCTGGTGCACTACCGCACCCTGTATGGCGACTTCAGCCATTGGGTACGGCCATACCGGATGTTTATTGAAACAATCGATGTGGAAGGCAAAGCGGTTGCCCGGTTTGATTATCTGGGGCCTATCGAGCTGCCGTCCAAGCCGGACACCCTGCCTGTGGATGCGTTATGA
- a CDS encoding CBS domain-containing protein: MQLVKQLMTTHLHTHLPTDTLRDAEKTMAEHHIRHIPVVDEEGKLCGLMSQREFLTEAFRITDKFGAHHLQEYLSKTGISQCMQHEVVTVTPDTSLQQAGESLRANRRQGCVLVTDEHKVLVGMLTSQDFVKLAITLLQQNN, translated from the coding sequence ATGCAACTCGTCAAACAACTGATGACCACTCACCTTCATACCCATTTGCCAACGGATACCCTGCGCGATGCAGAAAAGACGATGGCAGAACACCATATTCGCCATATTCCTGTGGTGGATGAAGAGGGCAAACTCTGTGGCCTGATGAGCCAACGGGAATTTCTGACGGAAGCATTCCGCATCACCGATAAATTTGGTGCCCACCACTTGCAGGAATACCTGAGCAAAACCGGCATCAGCCAGTGCATGCAGCATGAGGTTGTCACTGTGACGCCCGATACCTCATTGCAGCAAGCGGGTGAAAGCCTGCGCGCCAATCGCCGCCAAGGGTGTGTGCTGGTCACCGATGAACACAAGGTACTGGTCGGCATGCTGACATCACAAGACTTTGTAAAACTGGCCATTACGTTACTGCAACAGAACAACTAG
- a CDS encoding DUF3365 domain-containing protein has translation MKKLLTLVCVLGGSFGSLTSATVKAEQLDDASLRIEARQQAMTFGKQLKQTVQQGMKAGGPTAAIHLCNTQAPAIAAANSQGDWTVGRTSLQLRNPANAPDAWELATLKSFDQRLAAGEPPAALEASMLENGEYRYMKAIPTGALCLNCHGSALAEPVKTRLSELYPADQAVGYQVGQLRGAFTLRKTLAD, from the coding sequence ATGAAAAAATTATTGACGCTGGTCTGTGTACTGGGTGGCTCATTCGGGTCGCTGACCAGTGCAACCGTCAAGGCTGAACAGCTTGATGACGCCAGCCTGCGTATTGAAGCCCGGCAGCAGGCCATGACGTTTGGCAAACAGCTGAAACAAACGGTACAGCAGGGGATGAAGGCGGGCGGCCCAACCGCAGCCATTCATCTGTGTAATACCCAGGCACCGGCAATTGCCGCTGCCAACAGCCAGGGCGACTGGACGGTGGGGCGTACCTCGTTGCAGTTGCGCAATCCGGCCAATGCCCCGGACGCCTGGGAACTGGCGACCTTAAAATCTTTCGACCAGCGTCTGGCGGCAGGCGAACCTCCGGCTGCGCTGGAAGCCAGCATGCTGGAGAACGGTGAATATCGTTATATGAAAGCGATTCCGACCGGAGCCTTGTGTCTGAACTGCCATGGTTCAGCGTTGGCTGAGCCGGTTAAAACTCGTCTCAGTGAGCTGTACCCGGCTGACCAGGCGGTGGGTTATCAGGTGGGTCAATTACGGGGTGCCTTTACCCTGCGCAAAACACTGGCTGACTAA